The region ACGCATACGCTAACGGAAAATCGTCGCTGACGCCGCCGCCGCCGTGCGCCTGGATCGCCCAGTCGATCACCTGGCATGCCATATTCGGTGCGACTACCTTGATCATGGCGATCTCGCCGCGCGCGCCCTTGTTGCCGACCGTGTCCATCATGTACGCGGTCTTCAGCGTCAGCAGTCGCGCCTGTTCGATCATGCAACGCGCTTCGGCCAGGCGCTCCTGTGTGACGCCTTGCGCGGCAACCGGCTTACCGAAAGCCACGCGTTGCATGGAGCGTTTCGCCATGAGTTCGAGCGCTCGCTCGGCGAGGCCGATCAAACGCATGCAATGGTGGATGCGTCCCGGTCCGAGGCGCCCTTGAGCGATTTCGAAGCCGCGTCCTTCGCCGAGCAGCATGTTGGTGGCCGGCACGCGCACATTGTCGAGCGTGATTTCCATGTGGCCGTGCGGCGCGTCGTCGTAGCCAAATACGGTGAGAGGGCGGTTCACGGTGATGCCGGTAGCATCGGCGGGGACCAGAATCATCGACTGCTGCGCGTGGCGTGGCGCCTCAGGATCGGTCTTGCCCATCACGATGTAGACCTTGCAGCGCGGATCCCCCGCACCGGACGACCACCACTTGCGGCCGTTGATTACGTAGGAGTCGCCATCGCGCACGATGCTCGTCTGGATATTGGTCGCGTCCGACGACGCCACTTCCGGCTCGGTCATCAGAAACGCCGAGCGGATGTGCCCTTGCAGCAGGGGTTCGAGCCATTCGCGCTTGTTGTCGTCGCTGCCATAGCGCTCGATCGTTTCCATGTTGCCGGTGTCGGGTGCGTTGCAGTTGAACACTTCCGGCGCCCAGGGCACGCGGCCCATGATTTCGCACAGTGGCGCGTATTCAAGATTCGTCAGACCGGCACCGCGTACGGATTCAGGCAGGAACAGGTTCCACAAGCCGGCGTCGCGCGCCTTCTGTTTCAGTTCCTCGATCAGTTCAGTCGGCAGCCACGCGTTGCCGTTCTGACGATTGCGTGCGATTTCGGCGTAGAACGCCTGCTCGTTCGGATAGATGTGCTCGTCGAAGAAGGCGAGCAGTTTCTCGCGCAGCGCCTGAACCTTCGGGGTGTAATCGAAATTCATGTATGACCTCGCGGATGACGAATGACGTTTGTTCGGGAGCGCAGCCAGGTGTGCCGATTTGCTTAGCGCACCTTCTGCGCGTAGCGCCAGGCGAGTTCGGCCATCGGCTTGGCGCGACGGCCGGCATCGAGTGCCTGAGCGTTGGCCGCCGTGCCGTCGACCACCCGTTTCATGATCCCTTGCAGGATGGCGGCGATGCGGAACATGTTGTACGCCAGATAGAAATTCCAGTCGCCGTGAATCTCGAAGCCCGTGCGCTTGCAATAGCGCTCGACGTACTGCGCTTCGTCGGGAATGCCGAGGGCCGCCCAATCGAGACCCGCAATGCCGCGGAATTGCGCCGGATCGACGTGCCACGCCATGCAGTGATAAGCGAAGTCGGCGAGCGGGTCCCCGAGCGTTGACAGTTCCCAGTCGAGTACCGCAAGTACGCGCGGTTCGGTGGGATGGAAGATCAGATTGTCGAGCCGGTAGTCGCCATGCACGACCGAGGCGCGCTCGCTTGTTCCCGCCGGCATATGCTGCGGCAGCCATTCGATCAGGCGCTGCATCGCGTCGATCGGTTCGGTTTCGGACGCGATGTACTGCTTGCTCCAACGGCCGATCTGGCGTGCGAAGTAGTTGCCCGGTTTGCCGTAGTCGGCAAGGCCGATTGCAGCGACGTCGGCGCTATGCAGCGCGGCGATCACGCGATTCATTTCGTCGTAAATCGCCGTGCGCTCCGCAGGCGTCATGCCGGGCAAAGACTGGTCCCACAGCACGCGGCCTTCGACGAACTCCATCACGTAGAACGCCCGGCCGATTACGCTTTCGTCTTCGCACAAGGCGTGCATATTCGCGACCGGCACGTCGGTATCGGCAAGTGCATGCATCACGCGGTATTCGCGTTCGACGGCGTGCGCCGAGGGCAGTAACTTCGCGGCCGGCCCGGGCTTCGCGCGCATCACATACGAGCGCGACGGGGTGACGAGTTTGAAGGTGGGATTCGACTGGCCACCGGCGAATTGCTCCAACGTGAGCGGTCCGGAAAACCCATCCACATGCCGGGTTAGCCACGCGGCGAGCGCGTCGCTGTCGAAGCGTTGCCGCTCGTTGACCGGACGCGTGCCCTCGAAGGCCGAGTAATCTGGTTTGTGTTCTGGTTCGCCTATCTGTGTGGCTTGCACCATATGTCTCCTCCAGTTTGGGTTCAGCTGTGCGTGTACTGAATGAATTGTGCGTAGAGCATTTCCATCGTGGTATTGCGAACGTCGCGGTGCAGCGGCGACGGCGGTGAATAGTTGATCGTGCGCAGCACCCAGTCGCGCGGCGCG is a window of Paraburkholderia phytofirmans OLGA172 DNA encoding:
- a CDS encoding acyl-CoA dehydrogenase family protein: MNFDYTPKVQALREKLLAFFDEHIYPNEQAFYAEIARNRQNGNAWLPTELIEELKQKARDAGLWNLFLPESVRGAGLTNLEYAPLCEIMGRVPWAPEVFNCNAPDTGNMETIERYGSDDNKREWLEPLLQGHIRSAFLMTEPEVASSDATNIQTSIVRDGDSYVINGRKWWSSGAGDPRCKVYIVMGKTDPEAPRHAQQSMILVPADATGITVNRPLTVFGYDDAPHGHMEITLDNVRVPATNMLLGEGRGFEIAQGRLGPGRIHHCMRLIGLAERALELMAKRSMQRVAFGKPVAAQGVTQERLAEARCMIEQARLLTLKTAYMMDTVGNKGARGEIAMIKVVAPNMACQVIDWAIQAHGGGGVSDDFPLAYAYASARTLRFADGPDEVHRNAIAKLELARYMDAGAAARVETPITRV
- a CDS encoding phosphotransferase; amino-acid sequence: MVQATQIGEPEHKPDYSAFEGTRPVNERQRFDSDALAAWLTRHVDGFSGPLTLEQFAGGQSNPTFKLVTPSRSYVMRAKPGPAAKLLPSAHAVEREYRVMHALADTDVPVANMHALCEDESVIGRAFYVMEFVEGRVLWDQSLPGMTPAERTAIYDEMNRVIAALHSADVAAIGLADYGKPGNYFARQIGRWSKQYIASETEPIDAMQRLIEWLPQHMPAGTSERASVVHGDYRLDNLIFHPTEPRVLAVLDWELSTLGDPLADFAYHCMAWHVDPAQFRGIAGLDWAALGIPDEAQYVERYCKRTGFEIHGDWNFYLAYNMFRIAAILQGIMKRVVDGTAANAQALDAGRRAKPMAELAWRYAQKVR